One window from the genome of bacterium encodes:
- a CDS encoding GDP-mannose 4,6-dehydratase, with product MKVLVTGGAGYIGSNLADRLLEKGNEVYVIDDLSTGKIDNIKHNLDNPKFHFTNDTILNEKIMDSLIEKCDTIYHLGAAVGVKHIVDDPLKAMLTNVTGTEIVLKSAYKYWKKTLIASTSEIYGKLTEIPFDEDNSLRVLGSTKIDRWAYSTSKAIDEHLAFAYSKKGLPVVIVRYFNSYGPHIDEKGYGSVIARFITQALKNEPITVHGDGKQTRCFTYIDDTVKGTILAAETKDAEGDVYNIGSNFETSIYNLAKVIKELTNSDSEIALTSYESYYGAGFEDTRRRVPSIEKAKEKLGFIAETDLKTGLAKTIDWCRKNYRL from the coding sequence ATGAAGGTATTGGTTACAGGTGGTGCAGGATATATTGGGTCAAACCTTGCTGATAGGCTTCTTGAGAAAGGCAATGAGGTATATGTAATTGATGACCTATCGACAGGAAAGATTGATAATATAAAGCATAACCTTGACAATCCAAAATTCCATTTTACAAATGACACAATCCTAAACGAAAAGATAATGGATTCTCTTATAGAAAAATGCGATACTATCTATCACTTAGGGGCTGCTGTTGGTGTAAAGCATATTGTTGATGACCCTTTAAAGGCTATGCTTACAAATGTTACTGGCACAGAGATTGTTCTTAAATCTGCATATAAATATTGGAAAAAGACCCTCATTGCCTCAACATCAGAGATTTATGGAAAATTAACAGAAATTCCATTTGATGAGGATAATTCTCTTAGGGTATTAGGCTCAACCAAGATAGATAGATGGGCATATTCTACATCAAAGGCAATTGATGAACACCTTGCATTTGCATATTCAAAAAAGGGTCTTCCTGTTGTGATTGTTAGATATTTTAATTCATACGGACCCCATATAGATGAAAAAGGGTATGGAAGTGTAATAGCAAGGTTTATAACCCAAGCCTTAAAAAACGAACCTATTACAGTTCACGGTGATGGAAAACAGACAAGATGCTTTACATACATTGATGATACAGTAAAAGGAACAATATTAGCGGCTGAGACAAAAGATGCAGAGGGAGATGTCTATAACATTGGCTCAAATTTTGAGACATCAATCTATAATTTAGCAAAGGTTATTAAGGAACTAACGAATTCGGACTCAGAGATTGCCTTAACAAGCTATGAGAGCTATTATGGAGCTGGATTTGAGGATACAAGAAGGAGGGTTCCATCCATAGAAAAGGCAAAGGAAAAATTAGGCTTTATAGCAGAAACAGACCTCAAAACAGGTCTTGCCAAGACCATTGATTGGTGTAGGAAGAATTATAGGTTATGA
- a CDS encoding retropepsin-like aspartic protease: MIEIKIDEKAPLIILTVVVNSKIGKRRIGMVVDTGATYTIIPWDIAEALGYKPELSQEKITIITASGIEIAPLIKIDKIEVLGKEIKDVWVVCHDLPPQSGVKGLLGIDSLRRLKIQIDFNKNLLKVL, translated from the coding sequence ATGATTGAGATAAAGATTGACGAGAAAGCACCATTAATCATTTTGACTGTAGTTGTCAATTCTAAAATTGGAAAAAGAAGGATAGGGATGGTAGTAGATACAGGTGCAACTTACACTATAATACCTTGGGATATTGCAGAGGCATTAGGATATAAACCCGAACTTTCCCAAGAAAAGATAACCATAATCACGGCAAGTGGGATTGAAATTGCTCCTTTAATTAAGATAGATAAAATAGAGGTTTTGGGCAAAGAAATAAAAGATGTCTGGGTGGTATGCCATGATTTGCCTCCCCAAAGTGGTGTTAAAGGCTTATTGGGAATAGATTCTTTAAGGAGGCTTAAAATTCAAATAGACTTTAATAAAAATTTATTGAAAGTATTGTAA